A region of Corvus cornix cornix isolate S_Up_H32 chromosome 3, ASM73873v5, whole genome shotgun sequence DNA encodes the following proteins:
- the GPATCH11 gene encoding G patch domain-containing protein 11 isoform X1, whose amino-acid sequence MEEEEEEDYMSDLFIKQDIRPGLPMVRRVKEALQKEEKQKEANEKNRQKSIKEEEKERRDLVLKSALGNENKGFALLQKMGYKSGQALGKSGEGIVEPIPLNIKTGRSGLGHEELKKRKAEEKLENYRQKLHMKKQANEQAADQFRIRFKTKQEERKMEGDLRKSQRACQQLDMQKDIDVPKETWFWIEPEEEDKKDEEDKEDECTSSDLSVSEKLHILTAYLREEHFYCIWCGTTYEDSEDLSSNCPGDSAADHD is encoded by the exons atggaggaggaggaagaggaagactATAtgtctgatttatttattaa GCAGGATATAAGGCCAGGCTTGCCCATGGTGAGGCGGGTGAAGGAAGctcttcagaaagaagaaaagcaaaaagaagccaatgagaaaaacagacaaaaaagcataaaagaagaagaaaaagagagacgCGACTTGGTACTGAAAAGTGCACTAGGCAACGAGAACAAAGGCTTTGCTTTGCTCCAGAAGATGGGCTACAAGAGCGGCCAGGCCCTTGGCAAAAGTG gAGAAGGCATCGTTGAACCTATTCCTCTGAACATAAAAACAG GCAGAAGTGGGCTTGGTCACGAGGAATTAAAAAAGcgaaaagctgaagaaaaactggaaaactaTAGACAAAAACTCCATatgaaaaaacaagcaaatgaaCAAGCTGCAGATCAGTTCAG AATAAgattcaaaaccaaacaagaagaACGCAAGATGGAAGGGGACCTGAGAAAAAGCCAGAGGGCCTGCCAGCAATTAGATATGCAAAAA GATATTGATGTTCCCAAGGAGACTTGGTTTTGGATAGAACCTGAAGAGGAAGACAAAAAGGATGAGGAAGACAAGGAAGATGAATGCACAAGCTCAGACTTAAGT GTATCAGAAAAGCTACACATCCTGACGGCCTATTTGAGAGAGGAGCACTTCTATTGCATTTGGTGTGGGACGACCTATGAAG ACTCTGAAGATTTATCTTCAAACTGTCCTGGAGACAGTGCTGCAGATCATGACTGA
- the GPATCH11 gene encoding G patch domain-containing protein 11 isoform X2: MEEEEEEDYMSDLFIKQDIRPGLPMVRRVKEALQKEEKQKEANEKNRQKSIKEEEKERRDLVLKSALGNENKGFALLQKMGYKSGQALGKSGEGIVEPIPLNIKTGRSGLGHEELKKRKAEEKLENYRQKLHMKKQANEQAADQFRIRFKTKQEERKMEGDLRKSQRACQQLDMQKTLKIYLQTVLETVLQIMTEAYLKEGALDKYV, from the exons atggaggaggaggaagaggaagactATAtgtctgatttatttattaa GCAGGATATAAGGCCAGGCTTGCCCATGGTGAGGCGGGTGAAGGAAGctcttcagaaagaagaaaagcaaaaagaagccaatgagaaaaacagacaaaaaagcataaaagaagaagaaaaagagagacgCGACTTGGTACTGAAAAGTGCACTAGGCAACGAGAACAAAGGCTTTGCTTTGCTCCAGAAGATGGGCTACAAGAGCGGCCAGGCCCTTGGCAAAAGTG gAGAAGGCATCGTTGAACCTATTCCTCTGAACATAAAAACAG GCAGAAGTGGGCTTGGTCACGAGGAATTAAAAAAGcgaaaagctgaagaaaaactggaaaactaTAGACAAAAACTCCATatgaaaaaacaagcaaatgaaCAAGCTGCAGATCAGTTCAG AATAAgattcaaaaccaaacaagaagaACGCAAGATGGAAGGGGACCTGAGAAAAAGCCAGAGGGCCTGCCAGCAATTAGATATGCAAAAA ACTCTGAAGATTTATCTTCAAACTGTCCTGGAGACAGTGCTGCAGATCATGACTGAAGCCTATCTAAAAGAAGGAGCCTTAGATAAGTATGTATAA